In one Macaca fascicularis isolate 582-1 chromosome 6, T2T-MFA8v1.1 genomic region, the following are encoded:
- the LOC135971193 gene encoding double homeobox protein 4C-like translates to MALPTPGDGALPAGARGRGRRRRLVWTPSQREALRACFERNPYPGIATREELAQAIGIPEPRVQIWFQNERSRQLRQHRRESRPWPGKRGPQEGRRKRTAVTRSQTALLLRAFQQDRFPGIATREELARETGLPESRIQIWFQNRRARHPGQGGGAPAHAGGPGDAAPGGCPPAPSPVAFTHTGAWGTGLPAPHVPCAPWTLPPGAFVGQGAGAVAPLQPSQAAQAAGISHPAPAGGDWDFSYAALATPEGALSHPQTPRGWPPRPSQWRGDRDPQHHSLPGPCSVGQPGPAGAEPQGQGVLAPPTSQGSPWWGWGQGPQVAGAAWEPQVGAAPPPGPAPPEASAGQEQMQAIRAPSPPLQEPGRSSALPCSLLDELLETPEFLQQGQPLLETEAPTELQDVGEPALLEPLLLSDEEYRALLEEL, encoded by the coding sequence ATGGCTCTCCCGACACCCGGCGACGGCGCCCTCCCGGCGGGAGCCCGAGGACGAGGACGGCGAAGGAGACTCGTTTGGACCCCgagccagagggaggccctgcgagcctgctttgagcggaacccgtacccgggcatcgccaccagggaagagctggcccaggccatcggcattccggagcccagggtccagatttggtttcagaacgagAGATCGCGCCAGCTGAGGCAGCACCGGCGGGAATCTCGGCCCTGGCCCGGGAAACGCGGCCCGCAAGAAGGCAGGCGAAAGCGGACCGCCGTCACCCGGTCCCAGACCGCCCTGCTCCTGCGAGCCTTCCAGCAGGATCGCTTTCCAGGCATCGCCACCCGGGAAGAACTGGCCAGAGAGACGGGCCTCCCGGAGTCCCGgattcagatttggtttcagaaccggagggccaggcacccaggccagggtggcgGGGCACCGGCGCACGCAGGCGGCCCGGGCGACGCGGCCCCCGGCGGGTGTCCCCCCGCTCCCTCGCCGGTCGCCTTCACCCACACCGGGGCGTGGGGAACGGGGCTTCCCGCCCCCCACGTGCCCTGCGCGCCCTGGACTCTCCCACCGGGGGCTTTcgtgggccagggagcaggggccgtcgccccgctgcagcccagccaggctgcgcAGGCAGCAGGGATCTCCCATCCCGCCCCGGCAGGCGGGGATTGGGATTTTTCCTACGCTGCCCTGGCGACTCCGGAAGGGGCgctctcccaccctcagactcCCCGGGGGTGGCCTCCGCGCCCGAGCCAATGGCGGGGGGATCGGGACCCGCAGCACCACAGCCTGCCGGGCCCTTGCTCGGTGGGACAGCCTGGGCCCGCTGGAGCTGAGCCGCAGGGCCAGGGTGTGCTGGCGCCGCCCACGTCCCAGGGGAGtccgtggtggggctggggccaggggccccAGGTCGCCGGGGCGGCGTGGGAGCCCCAAGTCGgggcagctccacctccggggcccGCGCCCCCGGAGGCCTCCGCGGGGCAGGAGCAGATGCAAGCCATCCGGGCGCCCTCCCCGCCGCTCCAGGAGCCTGGGCGCTCGTCTGCactcccctgcagcctgctggaTGAGCTCCTGGAGACCCCCGAGTTTCTGCAGCAGGGGCAACCTTTGCTGGAAACGGAGGCCCCGACGGAGCTGCAGGACGTGGGAGAGCCCGCTTTGCTGGAACCGCTACTCCTCAGCGACGAGGAGTACCGGGCTCTGCTGGAGGAGCTTTAG